The Girardinichthys multiradiatus isolate DD_20200921_A chromosome 23, DD_fGirMul_XY1, whole genome shotgun sequence DNA segment AACGTGCCTCAGTTAAGCAGTTATCCCAGTAGAGAACGGGTTATATTACGGATAAATGTAGCTCTGCTTCAATCATCATTGTGAAGGTCATTGCAATATAGAATAAACCTTATAATATATCCGCTTTAAGCCTGGCTGCATCAAATCATAATGAATACAAAGAAACCCTCCGGAATGTATGTGCTGCGATAGCACTTTAATGTAAAAGATAGATCTCTTTTTAAGCAGGTGAATATTTACTTACATTTTTATGCAGAAATAATAACAATTTTCATATGGGCATTAATTTAAAAGTGTAGTTGAATAGCttccttttttgaaaaacaaacaaacaaaaaatagatCAACTGAAAAGCAATGGCGGCGCATTCGAGCAATTTCTGAGATGCACCTGCAGGTGCTGATCTTAGAACATCCTGCATAGATCAGGGCTGATGGGACGCCTGCTATAGGGTATACAAATTAAtattataaattaattaaagttggaaataagatgataaataaataaatgttttcacaatAAGAGTGCCTGGCATGGACTTAATTTTGCATCCTCATAAATGTGGAATTTATTGTTAAAAGTGACCGTCAGAgtctcacaaaaacaaatactgatCTAAAATAAAACTTGCCCACTTTCAATAATAGTGCTTCACTACAAAAATTACATTCAGCAACACCACTGTAGTGCTAAACATGTCATTACTGCATTTAATcataatttgaataaatgattAATTTGATCTAAATGCaagcattaaataaaaagctttgcATCTTCTTTCCAGAAAAGGGCGTACAAGAGCTATGCCAAGGCGCTGCCAGGTCTGAAAAAGATCGGCATTAGCTCAGTTCTGCTTCGCAAGATCATTGGCTCCCTGGAGGTGGGCTGTGGAGTGGTGCTGACCCTGGTTCCAGGCCGGCCGAAGGATGTGGCCAACTTCTTACTGCTGCTAGTCATGCTAGCCGTGCTGTTCTTCCACCAGCTAGTAGGGGACCCCCTAAAGCGGTACGCCCACGCTCTAGTCTTTGGTATTCTGCTTACCTGCCGGCTGCTCATTGCCCGGCAGAGCGATGACCGGCCCGAGCGGGAGGACACCAGGGAGGAGCTGCAAATCAACGACCAGGAAAGGAACAAGGTCAAGCAGTCTTAAGGTTTTCAGCGGTAAAGGGGACCTAGTGCGTCTATATGGATTGCagtaatggaaaattaaaaggaaacatTCACTCCAAGTAATAACCCTCCACATACACATCCTGTGTCGTTGTCCAGCTGGCTGACTGATTACATTCACCAATTCCTCTGCACTTCTACTGTGAAACCAAGAACTCCTTTCCCTTGACTCCTCTTCATACCCGTGGTCAATCATGCCTGATTGATCTCAACTTATCGTCACGTCACATCAGTccagttttctgtttatttgagTCCTGCGGTTGtattaaatgtttgtgtttttacttgagtacatatttttattgttctgaGTTGATTTGAGAATGCTGTATTTCATCTGTCTTTGGATATAGTGttttctaatttgtttttatactgTAAGTAGTTAGTAAAGACCTGTTATAAATCAATTTAAGGCATGCTTATTTTGGTCAGGATCACATAAGCCAAAAAAGAAGAActgttgaaaacattttgtacCACTGATTCATCAGCTTTTCAGAGCTGTGTCAATACAAGGACAAATTATACAAAATAATGCAAATGATGATTTACTGTTCATTTCATTAGATATTTCTGGATGTTCACATGATAGCCTgttataaaatgaaataatctgaatatCCTCTTTCTTCTGCCAGGTCAGTCATCTCAGTTAAAAGGTTTAAGGCAGCAGATGCTGCCTCAGATGTTTGCTGCTAACTTGTACAGCAGCaacttaatgaaaacaaatataattttgCTTGTTAGAAGTTGTAATTTATCCTTTGTAATTCACTGTTGAAGTACTAAACTGGGTGAATTTTTCATATTTGAGCATTTCAGCTGCAGTTACAAATCCTGtcaatatttctgtaaattaGGAACTTTAAATAAAGAATTGGAGGTAAGAGTGACTTATTTTTACCAATGctgtttcatttaaagttaACAATTGTGTCAGTTTTGCAGCACTGGATCCTGCTGTTGGATTTTAGTTAACAGATTTTACTTAACACAGATGTGTTATGCCctcagacgtttacatacattCATTTTCAGCATGAATATCATACGATTTGGGGATTTTATTCATGCagttgaagctttcatctttttctgtttcGTATGTGTGTGTAACAAGTTAAATGAATTGTAAAAAAGCAATTATTCTGTGAATAATCACAAATTTGTGAACTAGCCAATTAATTCTCAGTAGGGCTGTTCCAGAAGCTCAGTGTGAGCCTGCTTTGTGCCTGTTGTGCCTTCAGGGTTTCTGGGTTGTTACTGAACATCATGACTGTTTTTCTTTCGTCTGAGGtaacagtttgggtcagatgccGGAAACCTGGACACAGCTGGGGATTTCAGCAAGACTCAGCTGTGTTCAAATTTCAACTATACAGACTATGATTTGTggtggagcaaaaaaaaaattccttttCTTCTGTTATCTGCAACTTCATGCATGATAGAAGAAATTAATACTGGTTTTGATGGATAGCATGGTAATAGTACATTATTAATACAGCTAGTATTACtgtttgaaatgaaaaacagacttttttgaaagcatcactTTAAGAGCGTCGCTGCAGATGCTTTTCATGCTCTGACCAGatagatttttttctcatttttgtagTGCTTCTGACAATAAGGGTAAAGAATATTCAAATTCTGAGATgtgaacaaaacagtgaaagtaCAGAAAGGACATTTTAACCACCATAAAGCACAGAGTATTTAAGGCGGCTCTACTTTGAGCTTCATAACTCTGCAAGGATGGATGTTCCATCATCTCAGTATACATATCAGGGTGTTCATAAGTTGCTTTCATGCAAAGGCTCATTGAATTAATCCACCATGTGAACAGGAGCCAACATTTCAGCCTGCTGGAAAGGTAGGACTGAGCAAGGGAACTGAGGTAAGGAGTCTAATGGACCTTTTCCAGTAGTACCAAAGCAGTGCAGCTCAACTGGGTTATAGTCGTTTTTTTAGGGTTTTCTATTAGTAATGCTTACTTGGTACCAGCCTATTTTTAGTACTTCCTTGGCTGCGGTTCCAAACGAGCCTTGTCAGGCTGAAAACACAACGGCTGGTCACTGATTGGGTAGAGGAAAACGTCACTTGTTGCATCACTAGAGCATCTCTGTTGATGGTTGCTCACAGGTACCAGCAAAACACCAAAGCAATGTGagaattttaaaatgctgaaagcGCTTACCGGACCATCAAAGACTGCGACAACAAGAGTGGTTTGAACTGAAAAAGTTGGAAGTGATTTGACCAAATGGACACAATTCATAGGAACTGACAGGTTAGCAATGGGAGGAAAAGTGGCCTCGATGCGGCCACTTGGTTACGGGATTCTGTGATGGAGTGTTTTGTCAATTTAAGCATCTTTTATGTTAGTCAACCCATCGGTGGTAAGCTTAATTTGTTCAGAAAGTAAAGCCATTGCCTCCTGGATGAAGACAACAAATAAAGATATCTAGATAGCATCAATGTgtgccctgacgtctgtggtcatgaaatcctttcaGCGACTGGTGATCAGCACTGGCGCCctccaggggtgtgttctctccccactattctctctgtacacaagtGGCTGCATCTCAGCTGACTTGTCTgtaaaactcctgaagtttgcagattaCACCACTGTCagtggtctgatccaggaccaTGACgtgtctgcatacagacaggaagtGGATTGGCTGGTCCACTGTTGCgctcagaaccacctggagcttaacccgctcaagactgtggaatGATGGTGGACTTCTGGAGTACATACCCAATACTccctcccctcaccatcctcaacaatactgtgtctgctgtggatcaCTTCCAGTTCCTAGGAACTACCTTTACTTGTGACCAGAGATGGTTCTCACACCATGGTTAAAGCTGGCTAATATTATGGTTCTGGAATGACTTAAACACCGGGTCTGTGCTAAAAACTTTAATGAGCTTTacccattttgcaaagaaaagtgATCAAATGTCCACCCAGAAGTTTGCCAGGATCTTTTGATGCTCGCAGGAGAAGAGATTCCTGCAAAGTTAATAATTTGATGCTGGGCTTCCTTGGACAGAAAAGCTTTTACCAACTTGTAAATGAATTTGAATGGATGCAATTTAATTTGAATCTGTTTATATAACTGAACTGATctgattatatatttttgtatctTAACTAGAACAGTTTGTCTTGTAAGTAActtgagatgacatttattaaattaacaGAATTAAATTGGTGGCTCAGAAAAGAGTGTTATtttctgaaagcattttaaTCTAAATATTAATGATAGGGAGGTATATATTGAGCTGTATGTATACATTTGACCCTATTTGGAGAAGAAAAAAGGCAAAGCACCCTATTGTTTAAAATTAGCTTAAAGTGTCTGTGACATAgaatttttatgataaatccaattacatttatggaaaggaaacattaatgaaatatttcaaattaaattaatgCCGCTGAAGTGAAGAATCTCATAAATCTCATAAATGctcataaatttcactaaaaaggcatttccagactattTTGCGCTCGTTTATGACATCAAAGGGGAACCCCAGTacaatggccagcaacacagTAGCAAAGAATTcatgtttctttagatatatttcagtcactatcacagagagacgaagcagagtctgaagaagaaagtcagctgtcatcagatggcagagcacaagtgctgcgGCATGCGGACGGCCATTCGGCCTGCCGGAGCATGACCGGAGTCAATCTGCATGAATCATACCGCACCACCAGAAAATAGAACCAGCACAAcatccagattttcaaaaacaattcACTAAAGATGGACTAGAtctcgctatattaataaaacacacatatatttatatatacacgtgtatatattagcagttgttatattagatcaattagatcagttactgggttaactaaggtaaTATAAACTGAGCAATTAAgtattaaatgcaccaaattaagcaacaaatataacTTCGGTGCACTCAgtgaacaaatgaaaatatctggatgcataaaacgaAAATTGAAGctgtttaactggtttaacttccacagaattagttgttttggacttgctatcgcacttatcactggcttttattaaGCGATCTGCGaatggttcttggagctccttCGGGCTTCACAGCGGACCGGAacagatacagtgtaaatccagggttacagtaaatacggCACGGAGTGAAACCACCTGAGGCAAAGTGAGCTCCAtggagcagtagcagcagcaggcacaagggatgattcaagatctgaagataATAAACAATCTTATTCACGTgtcatttatcttattttaataataatttcggattattattattaagcgttcttacctgctgagccttgatccgttaagcaacagcagcaacaaccttttctttgacgatcttttcacatcagattctctgaacagcgtggctataaactctgcttcaacattcttaTTCGTCTGGTAGAtattctgacctctgacatcatttcttTTGCAAATTCAGAGTtttcttgttcgaagcagtttgctgaaaagtcctccgatcacaactggctgtgcttggtgggactaGCCCATCTGTTCCTTGTCAGTTTTCCAgttctgatccaggcagctctgatcctcttcccTTCAAGAGGATTGCAGACTAACGGTTGCCCTCGttgtattgctgccaccaccagcaatggaTTGTTTCACCATGGCTTCTATCTGAACAGTTTTTCACTGccgctcacacaatgaatgaccagaGACTTCCCCATTCACGTCATTTCCAGGCGATTTTGGAattgcaaaatttaacaaagAAATATACCTATtctgtgtcacaattgtcttttatcataCATTTAATCCTAATATATTGTCAATTACTGCTCAATTTCttgaatattaaaatgttttctttcaatttctgcatttgtgggaaaagcatgTCACAAGCTCTTTAAGTTGTTCGTTGTGTCAACATTTATTTAAGTGTCTAAAGCTACACTTGCTGCAAAACCACTTTGCTGGCAATATACAGTTAAATAAAACGTAACAAAAAAATCTTACTATGTTACCCTACGACTTTGGAACTTCAATATTTCCCACAATGAAAAATCTAAAC contains these protein-coding regions:
- the tmem35 gene encoding novel acetylcholine receptor chaperone, yielding MASPRTITIVALSFALGLFFVFMGTIKLTPRLSKDAYSEMKRAYKSYAKALPGLKKIGISSVLLRKIIGSLEVGCGVVLTLVPGRPKDVANFLLLLVMLAVLFFHQLVGDPLKRYAHALVFGILLTCRLLIARQSDDRPEREDTREELQINDQERNKVKQS